The genomic segment GGCCGCCCGGTGTGGAGGTCTACCTCGAAGAGGGTCGCCTCCGGGCGCCTCTCCAGCACCCGCGCCACGCTCAGCGACGGCTTCCCCGCCATACTCGCCGCGTACACGGTGCCCAGCCGGGGGTGCGGCACCGGGCCGATGGGCGTGGTGAGCGCCCGCTCCTCCCAGTCGGGGTGGCCGGTACCCAGCGCCCGGTAGACCTTCTCGATCTCGTCGGCCCGCCACGCCTGCGCGAGTGTCGCCGCCGCTGCCCCCGTGAGGGCGAACAGCACCAGCCCCGAGGTGCCGCGCCCCAGCCGGTGCAGGGGCCGCGCCTCCGGCCAGCGTTTCTGGACCTGGGTCAGCAGGGTACCCTTCAGAAACCCGCCGCCCGGCAGCGTGGGCAGGCCGGAGGGCTTGGCGACCGCGAGAATCGCCCTGTCCTCGTGGACGACTCCGAACTCCAGCGGCACCGCTTCCTCCTCCCAGGGGGGACGGTGCCAGTCGAGCCGCTGACCTGGGCGCAGCTCCTCGCTGCCGTGGGCCGTCGCGCCGTCCAGCCGCACCTCGCCCGCTTCCAGCCGGGAGCGCCACGCGGCCTCGTCCGAGTGCCCGTGCGCCCGCGTGAGGTAGGCCAGCACGGTCAGGCCCCGCGCCCAGGTGGGGACGCGCTCGCGGTAGACGTAGCCGGAGTTGAGCGGCATGGCTCAGGCGACGGCCGGACTCTGCGTGTAGCTCGGTGGCACGGGCCGCCCCCCGGCCAGCGCCTCCACGAAGGCGGTGAACTGCACCTCGATCTGGTCCCGCACCGCCCGCCAGCGCTCCAGTGAGCCGCCCGACGGGTCGACAAAGGGATAGTGCAGCCGGATGGTGGGGCCGGGGTAGACCGGGCAGGCCTGCGCCGCCGAGTCGCAGACGGTGATCACGTAGTCGAAGAGCTGTGGGTCCGGCAGGTCGTGCAGCGTCTTGCTGCGGTGCCCGTCCAGACTCAGGCCCCGCTCGGCCATCACGGTCCTCGCCTCGTCCTTGACGCGGGTGGCCTCGGTTCCGGCGGAGTGGACCTCCAGCGCGGCCCCCGCGCGGCGGGCCGCCTCGCGCGTCAGGGCCTCCGCCATCTGCGAGCGGGCCGAGTTGTGGGTGCAGAGAATCAGGACGCGGGTCACGCGCCCAGGATAGGCCGCGTCCCCGCCCGACCGTGGGAACCCTCGCCCTGCCCCGCCCAGCTTGCCCCCATGCTGGGAGGGTGCGCCGTGTCCTCCGCTTCCTGCTGATCCTCGCCGTGCTTGCCGGAGCCGCCTACCTGCTGTGGCCCTACTTGGAGAATGCCCGGCGCTACTCGGCTCTGCTCGCCGCCCCCACGCCTGCCGAGGGCAGCCTGCCCAACCCCCTGCCCGGCCAGCGCTTTGTGGACACCTGGGGCGCGGCCCGCTCCGAGGGGCGGCGGCACGAGGGGGTGGACATCTTCGCGCCGCGCAATACGCCGATTCTCGCCACGACGCCGGGCGTGGTCGTCAACGTGGGCGAGAACCGTCTGGGAGGACGCACGGTGATGGTCCTGGGGCCGGGCGGGCAGCGGCACTACTACGCCCACCTGGAGCGCTACCGCGAGGACCTGAAGGAAGGCGACTGGGTCGAGGCCGGAGACGTGGTGGGCTACGTTGGGGACAGCGGCAACGCGCGGGGCACGCCGCCGCACCTGCATTACGGCATCTATGAGATGGGCGGGGCGATCAATCCGTATCCACTGCTGCGGGGGGAGTAGCGGCCAGTTTCCAGCCGCCAGCGGTCACAGGTGCGGCGTGAGGTTCACGCCCGTCACCAGCGCCGTATGGCTCGTCCGCGACAGTTCCACGGTGGCGAAGGCCGTGTCCCCGAAGCGGAACCAGGCCCGGTGCGCTCCGGTCAGCTCGCGCAGCATGGCGTTCAGAAAACCGCCGTGCGACACCACCAGGGCATGCTCTCCCCCGCCCTGCCAGATCAGCTCCAGCGCGAGCAGGGCGCGGGCACGGATGGCCGCCTGCGACTCGCCGCCGTCGCGGGTCAGGGGCGAGAGGTCGTGGCGGAAGTCGGGAATGGGGTACCTCGCCCGCGCCTCCGCGTGGGGCAGCCCGGCGATGGGGCCATTGTCGTGTTCCATCAGCAGCGGCGTCGGCGTGAAGGGGAGGGCCAGCGGCCGAGTCACGATCTGCGCCGTCTCGTGCGCCCGGACCAGCGTTGAGGCGTAGGCCCGGTCGAAGCCCGGCGGGTGGGCCTGCCAGTGGGCCGCGAGTGCCCTTGCCTGGGCGCGACCTACCTCGGTGAGCGGCGAGTCATAGCGGCCCTCGTGCACGTTCTCGTCGTCGGCGCGGCTGCGGCCGTGGCGCAGCAGGGTGAGGCGGAAAGAGGTCATAACTCCACGGGTTGCAAACTCGTCGGGTAAACCAGCAGATAGGACCCTGCCGGAAACCTGAAAGAACGGACGACTTCAAGCACCGCAGTAATGACCCTTTGAGGCTCGTGCCGGGCATGCTCGTCAATCTCTATACTCAACTCGAATACACCCATCCCTACCCCGACACCAGAGACATGCCCCATCGCCCAGGCGCTGAGCGCTGACTGCAGGGCTTCTTCAATTCCGTCACAGTCTTTCAAGTTGAAGTCGTCCGTGATTGGGAATATCAACTCGATAAACTCCACTCTGGAGGCGTCCTCAGTCATTGCGTCCTCGTCCCCAGCACGACAGTCTCGCGGCGGCTCACGCTGACCTCGGTGCAGAACAGGAGCGGGTGGGCGAAGAGGGCCTCGCGCAAGGGGTCACCGCCGTGCAGCCGTTCCGGTAAGAAGGCAGGCGGGCTGAGGTCATCCACCACCAGCAGCCCGCCGGGGCGCAACGCATTCACGAGGGCATCCAGACTTTCCTGGCCTTTCGCCGGAGCGCAGTCCACGAAGATCAGGTCGAAGGGGCCGCCCGTCAGGGCTTCCCGCCAGTCGGCATAGCGGACCTCGGCGCGGGGGTCGCCTGCTAGCAGGGAGGCGACGGCTTCTGCGCATGCCGGGTCCGCGTCCACCGTCAGGAGCCGCGCCCCAATAGCCATGCCCGACAGCAGCCAGGCCGTCCCCACCCCCCAGCCGCTGCCCAGCTCCAGCACCCGCCCGCCGGGATGCGAGGCGGCCAGCGTTCTGAGCAGTCGCCCGGTTTCGAGGGAGCAGGAGTGGGAAAAACCGTGTGCCTGCGCCCCCGCCACCGCGCGCGCGACGAGCGGCGGCAGGGCCAGGGCCAGAGGCGTCTCTCCCCGAGGGGCGAGCACCTGCCGCAGTTGCACGTCGTCGGCCCAGGGCAGCGAGCGCGGG from the Deinococcus sp. NW-56 genome contains:
- a CDS encoding RluA family pseudouridine synthase; amino-acid sequence: MPLNSGYVYRERVPTWARGLTVLAYLTRAHGHSDEAAWRSRLEAGEVRLDGATAHGSEELRPGQRLDWHRPPWEEEAVPLEFGVVHEDRAILAVAKPSGLPTLPGGGFLKGTLLTQVQKRWPEARPLHRLGRGTSGLVLFALTGAAAATLAQAWRADEIEKVYRALGTGHPDWEERALTTPIGPVPHPRLGTVYAASMAGKPSLSVARVLERRPEATLFEVDLHTGRPHQIRIHLAAAGHPLVGDPLYAPGGLPREDDPGLPGDLGYLLHAERLTLTHPVTGERLTLRAEPPAALRRAGE
- a CDS encoding arsenate reductase ArsC; this encodes MTRVLILCTHNSARSQMAEALTREAARRAGAALEVHSAGTEATRVKDEARTVMAERGLSLDGHRSKTLHDLPDPQLFDYVITVCDSAAQACPVYPGPTIRLHYPFVDPSGGSLERWRAVRDQIEVQFTAFVEALAGGRPVPPSYTQSPAVA
- a CDS encoding M23 family metallopeptidase yields the protein MRRVLRFLLILAVLAGAAYLLWPYLENARRYSALLAAPTPAEGSLPNPLPGQRFVDTWGAARSEGRRHEGVDIFAPRNTPILATTPGVVVNVGENRLGGRTVMVLGPGGQRHYYAHLERYREDLKEGDWVEAGDVVGYVGDSGNARGTPPHLHYGIYEMGGAINPYPLLRGE
- a CDS encoding histidine phosphatase family protein, giving the protein MTSFRLTLLRHGRSRADDENVHEGRYDSPLTEVGRAQARALAAHWQAHPPGFDRAYASTLVRAHETAQIVTRPLALPFTPTPLLMEHDNGPIAGLPHAEARARYPIPDFRHDLSPLTRDGGESQAAIRARALLALELIWQGGGEHALVVSHGGFLNAMLRELTGAHRAWFRFGDTAFATVELSRTSHTALVTGVNLTPHL
- a CDS encoding NUDIX domain-containing protein, encoding MKSFVNLSPSPTRVGRACAWIERGDGRVLMTGLEWGGWTLPGGGIHPGETAAQAAVREAWEEAGARCEVAGDPMTLRGTSGVEAECFPLRLLALEPSPEGRPVAWVNPRSLPWADDVQLRQVLAPRGETPLALALPPLVARAVAGAQAHGFSHSCSLETGRLLRTLAASHPGGRVLELGSGWGVGTAWLLSGMAIGARLLTVDADPACAEAVASLLAGDPRAEVRYADWREALTGGPFDLIFVDCAPAKGQESLDALVNALRPGGLLVVDDLSPPAFLPERLHGGDPLREALFAHPLLFCTEVSVSRRETVVLGTRTQ